Proteins co-encoded in one Plasmodium berghei ANKA genome assembly, chromosome: 11 genomic window:
- a CDS encoding mitochondrial import receptor subunit TOM40, putative — protein sequence MEITNALKKLFRQNFAYIERNSIFDTQQKKDEELNRKKRKLLNNKLLTLCEEINEMENLQKPKYGDIENINDIEKNKQNEGDDKNSKDANLAPFTNTFDAPNALLFENLNKEYKYITTQDNFDGFRFEVDKNVNKYLQSTHTLFLGTSLRDVGYLYQFGANFANSDNTLLMISRINLDGSVNGRFCKKINHFVDCKFNFNTYNKSDPRNMYEMSLEVNNPQNTYNFKTIWQGAWIFNASYTQLLTKKLQAGVDLTYIGSNCASIGSFGLRYNHKNHVLTMQCVRQPNFKSPEFMLNQAHSYKMQYARKISDRLSVGTELEVTPETKESAMRLGWDYSFRHAKVQGSIDSSGKIAVFTQDYSGFGVSGYIDYLNNEYKFGFMMHIAPSQEQPQPQ from the coding sequence ATGGAGATAACAAATGCTTTAAAAAAGTTGTTTCGACAAaattttgcatatatagAACGTAACTCGATTTTTGACACACAACAAAAGAAAGATGAGGAACTAAATagaaagaaaagaaaattattgaataataaattattaacattatgtgaagaaataaatgaaatggaaaatttacaaaaaccCAAATATGGtgatattgaaaatattaatgatatagaaaaaaataaacaaaatgaaggggatgataaaaattcaaaagaTGCAAATTTGGCGCCATTTACAAACACATTTGATGCCCCTAAtgctttattatttgaaaacttaaataaagaatataaatatataactacTCAAGATAATTTTGATGGATTTAGATTTGAAgttgataaaaatgttaacaAATATCTCCAATCAACCcatactttatttttaggtACATCCTTAAGAGACGTtggatatttatatcaatttGGAGCAAATTTTGCAAATAGTGATAATACTTTGTTAATGATTAGTAGAATTAACTTGGATGGCAGTGTTAATGGAAggttttgtaaaaaaataaatcattttgttgattgtaaatttaattttaatacatataataaaagcGATCCGAGAAATATGTATGAAATGTCTTTAGAAGTAAATAATCCACAAAACACttacaattttaaaacaatttgGCAAGGGGCGTGGATATTTAATGCTTCATATACACaattattaacaaaaaaattacaagcAGGTGTAGATTTGACATATATAGGATCTAATTGTGCATCTATTGGATCTTTTGGTTTACGatataatcataaaaatcATGTATTAACTATGCAATGTGTTAGGCAGCCAAATTTTAAATCACCAGAATTTATGTTAAACCAGGCCCACTCTTATAAAATGCAATATGCCCGAAAAATATCAGATCGTTTATCAGTGGGAACAGAACTTGAAGTTACTCCAGAAACAAAAGAATCAGCAATGAGATTAGGTTGGGATTACTCATTTAGACATGCAAAAGTACAAGGGTCAATTGACAGTAGTGGAAAAATTGCTGTTTTTACACAAGATTATTCTGGATTTGGAGTTAGTGGATACAttgattatttaaataatgaatataaatttggATTTATGATGCACATTGCTCCATCACAAGAACAGCCACAACCACAATAA